The following nucleotide sequence is from Allocatelliglobosispora scoriae.
GACAGCGTCGGCGCGGTGGGTGCCGTGCAGTCCACGGAGCAGCCGGTCGTCGTCGCCGACACCGTCGCCGAGGATCCCGAGACGTTGCCCGCGGCGTCGACGGCACGGACCGAATACTGGTAGGTCTGCCCCGGCGACCGGCCGGAGTCCGTGAACGACGTGCCGGTGGGCGAACCGGCGAGCACGCCGTCGCGCCACACCTGGTAGCCGGTCACACCGACGTTGTCCGAGGCGGCCGACCACGACACGGACACGCTCGTGTTCGTCACCCCCGACACGGCCAGCCCCGACGGGGCCGACGGCGGCGTGCAGTCACCGGTGCAGGTGCCGGTGGTGGCGATCGGGCCGAGGTTGACCCAGCCGTCGGTGCCCTGGTTGGCGTTGGCGAACGACAGCGGCACGGCCGGGCGCCACTGGTCGATGATCCAGTCGGTGAGCCGGCTGGCGGCGGGCCGGGCGCGGAGCACATCCGCGGTGACCGCCTCCAGCGGGTTGCGCACCTTCAGGACCAGGCTGTAACTGCCCGCGGGGACCCCGGCGGTGCTGAGGTTCGCCGAGAAGTTCACCGGGCGGCCGTAATCCAGGTAGGTGGGGTTGCCGCCGACGTTCCAGTCCGGGAACGCGCGGATCTTCAGCGGCTGCACCTGGCGCAGGTCCCAGCTGGTGTCCCAGGTCTTGACGATCGCACCGGCCGCGTTGCGCAGCCCGATGACGGTCGTCCACGGGTAATAGAACGGCGCGACCCCGTTGTTCTGCATCGTCACGCCGACCTTGAAGGTGCCCGGTGCGGTGGCGTTGAAGTTGGCTTGCGGGATGTGCAGGTTGTAGCCCATCTTCCGGACACCGGCCGACACGTTCGGGTCGGTGGTGCTGTAGCCGCCCGCCCCGGTCTGGTTGATCATCCAGGAGATGTGGGTGAGCTCGGTCGCGGCGAGCACGTCGTCGACCTGCCCGTTGCCGCCGGGCCAGCCCGCGTAGAGGCTGCCCTGGATCTCCGGGCGGGCTTCGCCGCCGATGGACTGGGTGATCCACCGGTTCTCGGTGCCGGTGTTGAGCTGGAGCTGCAGGAACGCGTCCTCCCAGCCGTTCATCGACACCGGCAGGGTCATGCCCTTGAGCTGCCCGCCGCGCCACTCCTTGTAGGGCCAGGAGTCGTCGTGGAAACCGATGTTCGCGGTCTCGGTGCCCGCGAGCGGGTAGCGCACCTCGACCTGGATGTTGTTGAACGCCGTGTCGGCGGCGCCGATGAGGGTGCGGATCGTGGCGTCGGTCGGCATCAGGTCGGGGTAGCCGTCGGCGGTGTCCCGGTCGTAGGGCCAGGTGTGCCACTCCCCCCACAGCCCGACCAGGCCGAGAGTCATGAACCCGATGCGCGGGTCGGCGGCGCCGCCGGGACCGCCGTGGTCATAGCGCGCACCGAAGGCGTTCATGAAGCCGACCAGCGCCGCGATGACGTCCGGGTCGTCATAATCGGGGCTGACGGTGCCCCAGAACCCGTTGGTCCGCAGCGCCATCTTGCCGTTGAGGCACGGCGGGATGCCGTTGCCGGGGTGGGTGCCGCTACCGCCGGGGTATTCGACGTAGAACCGGAACGCCACCTGGCGGCCCCAGACGGCCGCCTCGTCGAGGGCCTTCTCGAAGACG
It contains:
- a CDS encoding fibronectin type III domain-containing protein; its protein translation is MRSIRTLLAATTAAALTLALVATGAAAAPAGPPPRPAAGPGPDPSLTTHTYGYADAPLGQPLKGFAPYYFPGDNLSSKYPGGLVWSYFALNEVMKDPASCTTFDWTVFEKALDEAAVWGRQVAFRFYVEYPGGSGTHPGNGIPPCLNGKMALRTNGFWGTVSPDYDDPDVIAALVGFMNAFGARYDHGGPGGAADPRIGFMTLGLVGLWGEWHTWPYDRDTADGYPDLMPTDATIRTLIGAADTAFNNIQVEVRYPLAGTETANIGFHDDSWPYKEWRGGQLKGMTLPVSMNGWEDAFLQLQLNTGTENRWITQSIGGEARPEIQGSLYAGWPGGNGQVDDVLAATELTHISWMINQTGAGGYSTTDPNVSAGVRKMGYNLHIPQANFNATAPGTFKVGVTMQNNGVAPFYYPWTTVIGLRNAAGAIVKTWDTSWDLRQVQPLKIRAFPDWNVGGNPTYLDYGRPVNFSANLSTAGVPAGSYSLVLKVRNPLEAVTADVLRARPAASRLTDWIIDQWRPAVPLSFANANQGTDGWVNLGPIATTGTCTGDCTPPSAPSGLAVSGVTNTSVSVSWSAASDNVGVTGYQVWRDGVLAGSPTGTSFTDSGRSPGQTYQYSVRAVDAAGNVSGSSATVSATTTGCSVDCTAPTAPTLSSAAKTDTTVSLSFTGSTDNVGVTGYEVFRGSTLVGSPSGTSFTDTGLTASTAYSYTVKARDAAGNRSAASNTVTVTTAATPPPPTGLVLDNFDGTPAYPSANLNDLGKWTGGNCFLDGGGSGAVTGGALSLRYNACGWFGSDVGVDLSSYTHLVVRIKGAAGGEQAHFNLGLGGSTKLFADFTLDGGAHPVVTTSYQDIRIPMAANGINRNSPSQLAMGFWYGGSSTISIDHITFQ